The Bacteroidota bacterium genome window below encodes:
- the tatC gene encoding twin-arginine translocase subunit TatC, whose translation MSFFDHLEELRWHLVRMVIAISIFAVVLFIYRVEVIGGVFMAPFRYDFVTYRLICEHITDDFCPPEEKNGAFFTMKADSIDLEAMMTLQGNLLADPNASIPNAPPEIGDSAELSSIPQSKDNSAKTVPIHLRIDARKFIESGQMGGFQLKTKQGEMVAIQATSPYEQFMKALIYAFFAGLIAAFPFISWELWRFIRPALSRKEAGRIRWNVVTTSVLFFIGVAFGYFVILPTSVLFLAQFVLFEEAQNIWRIGDVISFELTVLFGTGLVFQLPLVIYYLSLIGLVTPAFLRKYRRHSIVVLLIIAALITPSPDPFSQLLVFTPLMILYEISILISARVFKRKAREAAAERENDVKPAVAEVEEEDE comes from the coding sequence ATGTCGTTTTTCGACCACTTGGAGGAGCTGCGTTGGCACTTGGTCCGGATGGTCATTGCCATTTCCATTTTTGCAGTCGTGTTGTTCATCTACCGTGTGGAGGTAATTGGAGGCGTATTTATGGCGCCTTTCCGGTATGATTTTGTGACCTATCGCCTCATTTGTGAGCACATCACCGACGATTTTTGTCCACCAGAGGAGAAAAACGGGGCATTTTTTACGATGAAGGCCGATAGCATCGATCTGGAAGCCATGATGACCCTTCAAGGAAATTTGCTGGCAGATCCCAACGCCTCCATCCCGAACGCCCCGCCTGAAATTGGAGATTCCGCAGAATTGTCATCCATTCCGCAAAGCAAGGACAATTCAGCCAAGACGGTACCCATTCACCTGCGCATCGATGCCCGCAAATTCATCGAATCCGGCCAAATGGGTGGTTTTCAGCTGAAAACCAAACAAGGCGAAATGGTGGCGATTCAGGCGACCTCGCCTTATGAGCAGTTCATGAAGGCGTTGATCTACGCCTTCTTTGCGGGTTTGATCGCTGCATTTCCATTCATTAGCTGGGAATTGTGGCGCTTTATCCGACCTGCTTTGTCGCGTAAGGAGGCCGGCCGGATTCGATGGAATGTGGTCACCACCAGCGTGCTGTTTTTCATCGGTGTCGCCTTTGGGTACTTCGTGATTCTGCCGACCTCCGTGCTTTTTCTCGCGCAGTTCGTGCTGTTTGAGGAAGCGCAAAACATCTGGCGAATCGGCGATGTGATCAGTTTCGAATTGACCGTGCTGTTTGGAACCGGATTGGTGTTCCAACTGCCGTTGGTGATCTATTACCTTTCCTTGATCGGCTTGGTCACTCCGGCATTTTTGCGGAAATACAGAAGGCATTCGATCGTGGTCTTGTTGATCATTGCAGCCTTGATCACGCCTTCGCCGGATCCGTTCAGTCAGTTGTTGGTGTTTACGCCGTTGATGATTTTGTACGAGATCAGCATTTTGATCAGTGCGCGCGTCTTCAAACGCAAAGCCAGAGAAGCAGCCGCCGAAAGAGAAAATGATGTTAAACCCGCCGTTGCGGAAGTTGAAGAAGAAGATGAGTAA